The genomic DNA CTTGTCTCTTCTGCCACCACCAAGGTCGCCGAAGCCGGGCGAGGCCGGGTGGTAAAGGCGGCTCCGCAACGGGAAAGCCGCAAGATGATCAAGGCCGAGTCCTGTCAGGTCATTAGCCGCTGAAGATGTTTCGACTGAGCAGTATATTCCGCCGGGCTGGCGCGCGTCCTGCTGTGCAGCCCTTCGACGGTGGCCCGCTTGCCCCTGAAGCTCCCTTTGTTGCGGTGGGCGATGTGCATGGCTGCGATCATCTGCTGGAAAGGTTGATCGACAAGCTCGAAGCAGAAGCACTGGGCCTGCCGATTGTTTTTGTTGGCGATTATGTCGACCGGGGCGAGGCTTCGGCGGCCGTGCTGCGGCGGCTGAAGACATTTTGCGCCGACGGGAAGGCCACCTGCCTGCGCGGGAACCATGAAGAGATGATGCTCGACTTCGCCCAAGGCAAATACCCGCGCTGGCTGAGACATGGCGGGCTGCAAACGCTGTCGAGCTTCGGGCTCGGCGCGGGTGTGTCGGAGACCGGCGGGCCGGGGCTGGAGGCTGCCCAGGCAGGGCTGGCGGAAGTGCTGGAAGCTGAGGGCCTGCTGGACTGGATCAAGGACATGCCCCGCCAGTGGCAAAGCGGCAATGTTGCCGTCACTCACGCGGGCGCCGACCCCGCCCGCCCGCTGGACGCGCAATCTAACTCGCTCACCAACGGGCACCCCGACTTCTTTTCGACCCCGCGCAGCGATGGCACATGGATCATCCACGGCCATTACATCCGTGACACGGCGGAGGTCGCGCCCGGTCGTATTGCGATAGACACCGGCGCTTTTGCCACGGGGCGGCTGACGGCGGTGGTGGTGGCCGCCGGTGAAGACCCGCGCTTTATCGAGGCTTGAGCGGCACAGGAGCTATTTGCCACTCCCGAAAGAGGGCGCGGCGGCCAAGCCTCTTCAACATGCAAAAGGGCCCGAGGTTTCCCCCGGGCCCTTCGCTAATCCGAAAGTGAGTGGCCTCAGTCGGCCTTCTCTTCTTTCTTGATCTCTTCGCCGGTCTCCTGATCGACGACTTTCATCGACAGGCGCACCTTGCCGCGATCGTCAAAGCCCAGCAGCTTCACCTTCACGTCCTGACCTTCGGTCAGCTGGTCGCTGGGGTGGTTCAGGCGGGTATTGGCGATCTGGCTGACGTGCACGAGGCCGTCACGCTTGCCGAAGAAGTTCACGAAGGCGCCGAAGTCGACGATCTTCACGACCTTGCCGTTGTAGATCTTGCCTTCTTCCGGCTCGGCGACGATCGAGTGGATCATCTCGCGGGCCTTCTCGATGCAATCGGCATTCGGCGAGGCGATCTTGATGACGCCATCGTCGTTGATGTCGACCTTGGCACCCGAAACCTCGACGATCTCGCGGATCACCTTGCCGCCCGAGCCGATCACTTCACGGATCTTGTCGGTGGGCACGTTCATGGTTTCGATCCGCGGGGCGTGCGCCGAGAACTCGGTGCGGCCAGCGGTCAGCGCCTTGGACATCTCGCCGAGGATATGCAGACGGGCGTCCTTGGCCTGGGCCAGGGCGGTTTTCATGATCTCGGGCGTGATGCCCGCAACCTTGATATCCATCTGCAGCGAGGTGATGCCGTCTTCGGTGCCTGCCACCTTGAAGTCCATGTCGCCGAGGTGA from Oceanicola sp. D3 includes the following:
- a CDS encoding metallophosphoesterase, with product MGDVHGCDHLLERLIDKLEAEALGLPIVFVGDYVDRGEASAAVLRRLKTFCADGKATCLRGNHEEMMLDFAQGKYPRWLRHGGLQTLSSFGLGAGVSETGGPGLEAAQAGLAEVLEAEGLLDWIKDMPRQWQSGNVAVTHAGADPARPLDAQSNSLTNGHPDFFSTPRSDGTWIIHGHYIRDTAEVAPGRIAIDTGAFATGRLTAVVVAAGEDPRFIEA